GCGCGCCAGTTGCTCCGCGCGCTGGATTGAGCTTGAATCCTGTCCAAACGGTGACCACCGCACATTCCACCTTTCAAATGCGACGTCGCACATCGCAGCCTGCCAATCCGCCTTCGCCAGCGGGATCGGCGGTGGTTGCACCGAGCCTTGAATCAGCAGCCCGAGTCGATTCCGTCGTTGCGCCGCGCCCGCGATTTTGCGCCCCTGCCAGAGAACATCAAATTGCTCGGCGCCGACGAAACATTGACCGGCCGCCCCCACCCGGCGGGAAGGCGAAAGTTCCGCCACCAGACCCAGTTTCGCGAAAGCGTCCCGGATCCATTCGTGTGTCCGACGATAACTTTCCTGCGCGCGCGATGCGTGCCACCAGTGGTCCCGCGGAAAAACAAGGCTGTAGGTCCAGTCGGCGTCGTGCGGCACGAGCCCCCCACCCGTTGGACGCCGCACCAGAGGGCGCAATGAGGTGAGGCGCTCGACGTCGGAACATTTTTGAAAATAGCCAAACGACGCCGCGCGTTCGGTCCAGCCGTAGAAACGCAACACGGGCGCGCCCCCGTGCGCGGCGAACTCGAGCAACGCTTCATCAAACGCCATATTGAAATCGGCAGCGCACGGGCCGGAGTTCAGGAGGAGCCAATGTTCGACCATCGAGTCAGAACGTAGCCGCAAGCCTCAACTGGCGCGAAGAAATTCCTCGTGAGGCAACCCGCAACCTGGAGGTCGTGCCTACACCTTGCCCGCCGAGGGACAAAGTTTTCGGATTTCACAATTCGGGCAATCGGGCTTGCGCGCGGAGCAGCGACGCCGTCCGTGCCAGATGAGCCAGTGACTGAACATCGTCCACTGCTCCTGCGGCACCAGTTTCATCAATTCCTGTTCGATCTTTTCCGGCGTCTTCGCCCGCGTCAGCGCCAACCGTCGAGACAGCCGCGCGACGTGGGTATCCACGACGACGCCTTCATTGATGTCAAAGGCATTTCCCAGAACGACGTTCGCCGTCTTGCGTCCGACACCTCCGAGTTGGGTCAATTCCTCCAGCGTCTTGGCCACTTCGCCGCCGTGCCGTTCCACCAGCGCGCGGCAACAGGCCCGAATGTTCTTTGTCTTGTTCCGGAAAAAACCCGTGGTCCTGATGGCCTGCTCCAGCTCGGCGGGTTTGGCATTCGCGTAGTCCGCCGCCGTGCGGTATTTCTTGAACAATTCGCCCGTCACCAGGTTCACTCGCTTGTCGGTACACTGCGCCGACAAAATAGTCGCGATGAGCAGTTCGAGGGCGGTCGAGTAATTCAACTCACAGTGGGCATCCGGATAAGTCTTCCGCAGCACGGCGAGAATTCTTTTGAACCGGGCGGCTTTGGATTCGTTGGACTCACGCACAATCTCAAGACATCGGCCGCTTTCCGGGCCTCCAATGGTGGTATTCGTGAATCTCAAAATCCTCCCGATTCAAAGACGTATTACATACAAGACAAAGTTGGTATTCCGCTCCTTCTGGCCCTGCGCGTCGTTGTTTCAAGCATGGAATCAATGTAATGCCGTGCGCTTCCCATTCATCGTGATAATCGTGCTTCTGAGCCTGCGTTTGACGGCGAAGTTTGTCCCAGTCTCGTCGTTTTGCCATAGACGCATCACCATTGCACATCACACCAACTCCGGCGCGACGAAATCCTCGGAGGGTTTGTAACGCGGCGTCCCTTTGGCGGCTTCGACGTACTCAAACACCTTGCCTTCAAAGTTGCGGATGACGACGCGGTCGGCGTTGCGGCTCAGCACATAGTCCGGGTTGATCGGCACCTTGCCGCCGCCGCCCGGCGCATCAATCACGTACTGCGGCACGGCGTAACCGGTCGTGTGGCCGCGCAATGCCTCCATGATCTCCAGACCCTTGCGCACACCGGCGCGCAGGTGCGCCGAACCGGAAATCAAATCACACTGATAAATGTAGTAGGGCTTCACGCGGCACATGAGCAGTTTCTGCACGAGCGCCTTCATCACCGTCGCGTCGTCGTTGACGTGCCGGAGCAGCACCGACTGGTTGCCCAGCGGAATGCCGGCATCGGCGAGGCGGCCGAGCGCTTCGCGCACTTCGACGGTCAGTTCGCGCGGGTGGTTCGAGTGAATGCTGATGAACAACGGGTGGAACTGCTTGAGCATTGCGCACAACTCCGGCGTGATGCGCTGTGGCAAAAAGATCGGGATGCGCGTTCCGATGCGGAGAAACTCGACATGATTGATCGAGCGCAATTGCCCGAGGAGGTGTTCGAGCTTTTCGTCACTAAACAACAGCGGGTCGCCGCCGCTGAGCAGCACATCGCGGATTTCGGGATGATCGCGGATATATTGAATCTGGCGATCAACCTCCGGATGAAAATCGTAGCCTGTCGCGTTGCTCACCAGACGCGAACGCGTGCAATAACGGCAGTAGGCCGCGCAGCGGTCTGTGACCAGAAAAAGCACGCGGTCCGGGTAGCGGTGTACCAGTCCGGGCACCGGCGAATGCGAATCCTCGCCGCACGGGTCGCTCATTTCCCAGGACGCCGTGTGCGTTTCCTCAACACGGGGAACGACCTGCCGGCGGATCGGACAGTTTTCGTCTGTCGGATCGATCAGGTTGAAAAAGTAAGGGGTGATCGCGAGCGCGAGCTTCGTGTTGGCGAGCTGAGTGCCGGCGTATTCCTCCGGCGTGAGCGAAGGCATGAGCTGCTGAAGGTGTCCCAATGTGGTGATGCGGTTCCTGAGCTGCCAACGCCAGTCGTTCCAGTCCTGCTCCGAAACGTTCGACCAGAACCCCCGCCCCGCTGGCATGAATTCCTTTAAGAAACCGAGCCGACTGTCTGATGGCGGCCTGCCGCCGTCCGCCGATGAAGTTTCGTTCATGGTGCGGGAACTATATTTTGGGTCTTGAAGCTGTCAAGGGGCGGGCTGTAAAAGAGCCGTTTGACGCCCTTATCACTTCGTGGGACGGGCTGACGCGCTGACAGGTGGCCCGTTGGTGGCTCGCGCCTCGGTGCGCGCCACGTCCAGG
This DNA window, taken from Candidatus Angelobacter sp., encodes the following:
- the nth gene encoding endonuclease III; the protein is MVRESNESKAARFKRILAVLRKTYPDAHCELNYSTALELLIATILSAQCTDKRVNLVTGELFKKYRTAADYANAKPAELEQAIRTTGFFRNKTKNIRACCRALVERHGGEVAKTLEELTQLGGVGRKTANVVLGNAFDINEGVVVDTHVARLSRRLALTRAKTPEKIEQELMKLVPQEQWTMFSHWLIWHGRRRCSARKPDCPNCEIRKLCPSAGKV
- a CDS encoding KamA family radical SAM protein, encoding MPAGRGFWSNVSEQDWNDWRWQLRNRITTLGHLQQLMPSLTPEEYAGTQLANTKLALAITPYFFNLIDPTDENCPIRRQVVPRVEETHTASWEMSDPCGEDSHSPVPGLVHRYPDRVLFLVTDRCAAYCRYCTRSRLVSNATGYDFHPEVDRQIQYIRDHPEIRDVLLSGGDPLLFSDEKLEHLLGQLRSINHVEFLRIGTRIPIFLPQRITPELCAMLKQFHPLFISIHSNHPRELTVEVREALGRLADAGIPLGNQSVLLRHVNDDATVMKALVQKLLMCRVKPYYIYQCDLISGSAHLRAGVRKGLEIMEALRGHTTGYAVPQYVIDAPGGGGKVPINPDYVLSRNADRVVIRNFEGKVFEYVEAAKGTPRYKPSEDFVAPELV
- a CDS encoding lipoate--protein ligase family protein, whose protein sequence is MVEHWLLLNSGPCAADFNMAFDEALLEFAAHGGAPVLRFYGWTERAASFGYFQKCSDVERLTSLRPLVRRPTGGGLVPHDADWTYSLVFPRDHWWHASRAQESYRRTHEWIRDAFAKLGLVAELSPSRRVGAAGQCFVGAEQFDVLWQGRKIAGAAQRRNRLGLLIQGSVQPPPIPLAKADWQAAMCDVAFERWNVRWSPFGQDSSSIQRAEQLAREKYSRDAYTRRR